From Verrucomicrobiia bacterium, the proteins below share one genomic window:
- a CDS encoding zinc-ribbon domain containing protein has product MDIFGNTHPKLMPRHLFFGALVVRENTAVRANVEKQNYTVCPRHWYMDADFKCERCGQEFTWTADEQKTWFEDFSFWIGSQPRQCKKCRAELRRLVELRKEYDSTVAAAREHGTLEQKRRIMDIVLELQQAFGNLPEKMTQTMELFQRQLKK; this is encoded by the coding sequence ATGGACATTTTTGGAAATACACACCCGAAACTGATGCCTCGGCACTTATTCTTTGGTGCCTTGGTCGTTCGCGAAAACACCGCAGTTCGAGCGAACGTAGAAAAACAAAACTATACTGTTTGCCCGCGCCATTGGTACATGGATGCGGACTTCAAATGCGAACGGTGCGGCCAAGAATTTACTTGGACTGCCGACGAGCAGAAGACGTGGTTTGAGGACTTCTCTTTCTGGATTGGTTCTCAGCCTCGTCAATGCAAGAAATGTCGCGCTGAGCTTCGCCGCCTAGTCGAGTTGCGAAAAGAGTATGATTCGACGGTTGCAGCAGCCCGGGAGCATGGGACGCTTGAACAAAAGAGGCGGATTATGGACATTGTGCTTGAGTTGCAGCAGGCGTTTGGAAATCTGCCTGAAAAGATGACGCAGACGATGGAATTGTTTCAGAGACAGCTTAAAAAGTAG
- a CDS encoding glucan biosynthesis protein G, with protein MRLIPCLILTGVVFTVASQRTFARMESADVTLDYVAKKAEARAAKPFRSPRADLPDVLKASNLDYDKYREIRFRHDQALWSAEKLPFVVEFFHPGYLYEEPVHVNEFSYDYVQPIRFVQDFFDYGNLKIKNQIPVTTGYAGFRVLCDLNRPGQLDELGAFLGASYYRLLGKGQHYGESARGLALDCGETDRPEEFPIFTDWWLGKPQTNDTQLHLFAILDSVSCTGAYEFQIRPGETTTAQIEAVLFFREPAEVQAVDAKKKPIDLIGMAPLTSMFWFGENSERKFDDYRPEVHDSDGLLMRLDNNETLWRPLNNAKTMRHQKFATKELHGFGLLQRDREFADYQDIFNSYHLVPSVWIEPKGHWGDGEVHLVELSTSYEGLDNIVAFWEPKVKPQPMQPFHFGYTQFWTRETDRKLSPNKVLATRIGLDPAHPTWRQFVIDFGGPKFAALPEGIEPEVIASCSDNASITERLVFKIPQTNDWRAIVKMEPKPGNTDPVDIRCTMKKGQDVLSETWTYLWSPP; from the coding sequence ATGAGGCTGATTCCCTGCCTGATTTTGACCGGTGTGGTGTTTACGGTGGCGTCGCAAAGGACGTTCGCCCGGATGGAGTCTGCCGACGTCACTCTCGATTACGTGGCGAAGAAAGCCGAGGCGCGCGCGGCCAAGCCATTCCGTTCCCCGCGCGCCGACTTGCCGGATGTTCTGAAGGCAAGCAATCTGGATTACGACAAGTATCGCGAGATCCGGTTTCGCCATGATCAAGCGCTTTGGTCGGCGGAGAAGCTGCCGTTTGTCGTGGAATTTTTTCATCCGGGCTACCTTTACGAGGAGCCGGTGCATGTGAATGAATTTTCCTACGATTACGTTCAGCCGATCCGCTTCGTGCAGGATTTTTTCGACTACGGAAACCTGAAAATAAAAAATCAAATCCCGGTCACAACGGGCTACGCCGGGTTCCGGGTTTTGTGCGATTTGAATCGGCCGGGCCAACTGGACGAGCTGGGCGCTTTTCTGGGGGCGAGTTATTACCGGCTGCTGGGCAAGGGGCAGCATTACGGTGAATCCGCGCGCGGCCTCGCGCTGGATTGCGGCGAGACGGATCGTCCGGAGGAATTTCCCATCTTCACGGATTGGTGGCTGGGGAAACCGCAAACGAACGACACGCAGCTTCATCTGTTTGCGATCCTCGACAGCGTCAGTTGCACGGGCGCGTATGAATTTCAAATCCGGCCCGGTGAAACCACCACCGCGCAAATCGAGGCCGTGCTTTTCTTTCGCGAGCCGGCGGAAGTGCAAGCTGTGGATGCTAAAAAGAAGCCCATTGACTTGATCGGCATGGCGCCGTTGACGAGCATGTTTTGGTTTGGCGAAAATTCCGAGCGCAAGTTCGATGACTATCGTCCTGAAGTCCATGACAGCGACGGTTTGCTCATGCGTTTGGACAATAATGAAACCTTGTGGCGTCCGCTGAATAACGCGAAGACGATGCGCCATCAGAAATTCGCGACGAAGGAGTTGCACGGCTTCGGACTGTTGCAGCGCGACCGCGAATTCGCGGATTACCAGGACATATTTAATTCGTATCATCTCGTGCCGAGCGTATGGATCGAGCCAAAAGGCCACTGGGGCGATGGCGAAGTGCATCTGGTGGAACTGAGCACGAGCTATGAAGGGCTGGACAATATCGTTGCTTTTTGGGAACCGAAAGTGAAACCACAGCCCATGCAGCCCTTCCATTTCGGCTACACGCAATTTTGGACGCGCGAAACGGACCGCAAGCTTTCGCCCAACAAAGTATTGGCCACGCGCATCGGGTTGGATCCGGCGCATCCGACGTGGCGGCAATTCGTGATTGATTTTGGCGGGCCGAAATTTGCCGCGCTGCCGGAAGGGATCGAGCCCGAAGTGATCGCGAGTTGCAGCGACAACGCGAGCATCACCGAGCGGTTGGTTTTCAAAATCCCGCAGACTAATGATTGGCGCGCGATCGTGAAAATGGAACCGAAGCCCGGCAATACCGATCCCGTGGATATCCGTTGCACCATGAAGAAAGGGCAGGATGTCCTCAGCGAAACATGGACTTACCTGTGGAGCCCGCCTTAA
- a CDS encoding sugar phosphate isomerase/epimerase family protein yields MRFTGAASVTAAATARMGLLNVASARAEEVAAVAGGKKYPIGLEMYSVRNVLAKDLPGTLKAVSKMGYEVVEFYAPYFNWSLSYAKDVRSQMDDLGLRCFSTHNSYESFAPGGGMAKAIELNQILGAKIIVLASAPGGTKGVDGWKNLCERLSAATEELKKHGLTAGFHNHQAEWTSLEPGTRIMDVVAANTPHEFVLQLDVGTCVEAGADPVAWIKANPGRIRTMHLKDWAPGADKGYRVLFGEGVAPWKEIFAAAETTGGIEYYLMEQEGSRYGELETVQRCLENWKRMRNA; encoded by the coding sequence TTGCGGTTCACGGGCGCGGCATCGGTTACGGCGGCGGCGACCGCGCGCATGGGATTGCTGAATGTGGCTTCGGCTCGCGCGGAGGAGGTTGCCGCGGTTGCGGGAGGTAAAAAATACCCGATCGGGTTGGAGATGTATTCGGTGCGGAATGTGTTGGCGAAGGATTTGCCGGGGACGTTGAAGGCGGTGTCGAAGATGGGTTATGAGGTGGTGGAATTTTATGCGCCATATTTTAATTGGTCATTGTCCTACGCGAAGGATGTGCGGTCGCAGATGGATGATTTGGGATTGCGTTGTTTTTCGACTCATAATTCGTATGAGTCGTTCGCGCCGGGCGGCGGCATGGCCAAGGCGATTGAATTGAATCAAATTTTGGGGGCAAAAATTATCGTGCTGGCGTCGGCCCCGGGTGGAACGAAGGGCGTGGACGGCTGGAAGAACCTTTGCGAACGGTTGAGCGCGGCGACGGAGGAATTGAAAAAGCACGGGCTGACTGCGGGGTTCCACAATCATCAGGCGGAATGGACATCGCTCGAACCGGGCACGCGGATCATGGACGTGGTGGCGGCGAATACGCCCCACGAATTTGTGCTGCAACTGGACGTGGGGACCTGCGTGGAAGCGGGAGCGGACCCGGTGGCGTGGATCAAGGCGAATCCCGGGCGCATCCGCACGATGCATTTGAAGGATTGGGCGCCGGGTGCGGACAAGGGGTATCGCGTTCTGTTCGGCGAAGGTGTGGCGCCCTGGAAAGAAATTTTTGCGGCGGCGGAAACGACCGGCGGCATTGAATATTATTTGATGGAACAGGAAGGCAGCCGCTACGGCGAATTGGAGACGGTGCAACGCTGTCTGGAAAATTGGAAGCGCATGCGGAATGCGTAA